The sequence below is a genomic window from Burkholderia contaminans.
GGCTTCCCTGCACTACGTGTTTCACTCAAAGGACGAGCTGTTGTTCGCCGTCTACGAGTCCCTGATCGACCTGATCCGCTCGGATAGCCCCGAGCCTCCGGAGCACGGCACGCTGTCGGACCTGGCCGAGTTCAACCTGCGCTCCGTGATGGCCTGGTTCGAAGCCAACCCGACATACGCTAAAACCCAGTCCGAGTTGTATACCTGGGCGCTCCGGCACCAGCCCGACATGGCCATTGGCGCACTTCGCATCTCCCAGGAAGGCGCCCGCGCCAACCTGACCGCCGCCGAGCCGCGTGCAGATGCCAAGGCGCTGGACGCCATCGCGCGGTTGACCATCGTCCTGATCGACGGATTGCTCTTCTCGTGGTTTGCCCAGGAAGATTCGAAACGTCTGGCTGCCGATGTCGACCACGCCAGCAAGATGCTGGCCGCCTACGCGGCAACGCTGTCGGAAGCTCGCCCTGCCGCCAAGACCCCTCGCAAGCCGGTACGGAAGCACTGAACGGCTGCCACCTGCCCGGAGGCACTGGCCCCCTCCGGCACCCTCACAGCGGTAGCGTCGTCACTTCAGAATGACCGCACGGCGCGCGGCGCATGACGTTTGCCATTTCGCCCATGCGCCGCCCCACGCACACACGCTGCTCGAAGGTGCGCTCGGAAACCGTCATGCGCGTTCGATCGCGACACGTGCGGCGTAAAGTAACCGACACCTCAGAGAATCCACACCCGCCGCGGCCAAGCACCCTGCTTCCATTCGCCTGAAAACCCGACGCTCCCGGCAGGCATCCCTCGGTCTTACGCTG
It includes:
- a CDS encoding TetR/AcrR family transcriptional regulator, whose translation is MQRVRAEVRRQDLVAATVAVIAEHGVKGATTRRIAEAAGCPLASLHYVFHSKDELLFAVYESLIDLIRSDSPEPPEHGTLSDLAEFNLRSVMAWFEANPTYAKTQSELYTWALRHQPDMAIGALRISQEGARANLTAAEPRADAKALDAIARLTIVLIDGLLFSWFAQEDSKRLAADVDHASKMLAAYAATLSEARPAAKTPRKPVRKH